One genomic segment of Patescibacteria group bacterium includes these proteins:
- the dnaN gene encoding DNA polymerase III subunit beta, producing MRFTALLENIKKAFLIAEKGLGKSNNLPVLSSFLIEVNKSEINISSTNLELGIKTSFSGKVEKEGKIVVAARPLIAFLSQLNEPKIEVISDEKKLKISTESYQAEFQSYETEEFPIIPEVKDNKILKMESPLLAAALEQVIIASSRSDFRPELASLFLFLDQSLGLKLTATDTFRLAEKTLNFEDFQPLTKNDFKCLIPLKTAEEIIRIAKEKLEPVEISVDPNQIQFSWKETKLVSRLLEGEFPDYDSVVPKSFEAQAIVSYGKLLESLKITGIFASKLNDVKLNLDIKAKKISLSASDSFIGQNQGKIELDSAKGQDREIIFNYRYLLDSLAVLDPKDKIFIGFTTAEKPALIRQENDSSYFYILMPLRI from the coding sequence ATGCGTTTTACTGCTTTATTGGAAAACATAAAAAAAGCTTTTTTGATTGCTGAAAAGGGTTTAGGCAAAAGCAATAATTTGCCGGTTTTAAGTTCTTTTTTAATTGAAGTAAATAAAAGCGAAATTAATATTTCTTCAACTAATTTAGAGCTGGGAATAAAAACCTCGTTTTCAGGAAAAGTTGAGAAAGAGGGTAAAATTGTTGTTGCTGCCCGGCCTTTAATTGCCTTTTTAAGTCAGTTAAACGAACCTAAAATTGAGGTTATTTCAGATGAAAAAAAATTAAAGATTTCAACCGAATCTTACCAAGCTGAATTTCAAAGCTATGAAACAGAAGAATTTCCAATAATTCCTGAAGTAAAAGACAACAAAATTTTAAAGATGGAAAGTCCGCTTTTAGCCGCGGCTTTGGAACAAGTAATCATTGCTTCAAGCCGATCTGATTTTCGGCCTGAACTGGCAAGTCTTTTTTTGTTCTTGGATCAAAGCTTAGGTTTAAAATTAACTGCCACTGACACTTTTCGTTTGGCAGAAAAAACCTTAAATTTTGAAGATTTTCAACCCTTGACTAAAAATGATTTTAAATGTTTGATCCCCTTAAAGACTGCCGAAGAAATAATCCGGATTGCCAAAGAAAAGCTTGAGCCAGTGGAGATCTCGGTTGACCCGAATCAGATTCAGTTTTCTTGGAAAGAAACTAAATTAGTTTCTCGACTTTTGGAAGGCGAGTTTCCTGATTATGATTCAGTGGTGCCAAAATCTTTTGAAGCCCAGGCAATTGTCAGTTATGGGAAATTGCTTGAGTCTTTGAAGATTACCGGAATCTTTGCTTCCAAATTAAACGATGTCAAGCTCAATCTTGATATTAAAGCAAAGAAAATCAGCCTTTCTGCTTCAGACAGTTTTATTGGCCAAAATCAGGGCAAGATTGAATTAGATTCAGCTAAAGGCCAGGATCGGGAAATAATTTTCAACTATCGCTATTTGCTTGACAGCTTGGCGGTTTTAGACCCAAAGGATAAAATTTTTATTGGCTTTACCACCGCGGAAAAACCGGCTTTAATCCGCCAGGAAAACGACAGTTCTTATTTCTATATCTTGATGCCGCTAAGAATTTGA
- the dnaA gene encoding chromosomal replication initiator protein DnaA, with product MNDLELKQIWQTALAEIELNISRANFITWFKSSALIKKENGKAVIACHNSFTKEWLENKYNKLVLKTLRQIDNEIKTIEYVIKAGPAKTAPRAPAKTFTVAEAIPLELGGYVIDKETNLNLRYTFDNFIVGSSNEIAHAASLVAAQDPGIKYNPLFIYGGVGLGKTHLLHAIGNALRQKYKNKKKIQYITSEKFVSDIVTAIRKNTISELKNMFRNLDALLIDDIQFIAGKEKTQEELFHIFNTLYTKNKQIVFTSDRPPKAIASIEERVRSRFEGGMIADVGIPDFETRMAILKAKSRGEKAILDEEILELIARTIQRNIRELEGAFNRVLAYTKVKQKQPGLKEIEALLADLARPVHKTLNPKQVIKVVSSFYDLTEDRLFKKSRSQELVRPRQIAMYLMREVLKMSYPNIGEKFGGKDHTTVIHACSKIEKELRFDTQLSQEINSIKEKIFVENA from the coding sequence ATGAATGATTTAGAATTAAAACAAATCTGGCAAACCGCTTTAGCTGAAATTGAGCTCAATATTTCCAGGGCAAATTTTATTACTTGGTTTAAAAGCTCTGCTTTGATTAAAAAAGAAAATGGCAAAGCGGTAATCGCTTGCCACAACAGCTTTACCAAAGAATGGCTGGAAAATAAATACAACAAACTGGTCTTAAAAACTCTCCGGCAAATAGACAATGAAATTAAAACAATTGAATACGTAATAAAAGCCGGTCCGGCTAAGACCGCTCCCCGAGCTCCGGCTAAAACCTTTACTGTTGCCGAGGCGATTCCGCTTGAACTCGGCGGTTATGTAATTGACAAAGAGACAAATCTCAATCTCCGTTATACTTTTGACAACTTTATTGTCGGTTCAAGCAATGAAATTGCCCATGCGGCCAGTTTGGTTGCCGCCCAAGATCCGGGAATCAAATACAATCCTTTATTTATTTACGGCGGCGTTGGTTTGGGCAAAACCCATCTTTTACACGCCATCGGCAACGCTCTAAGGCAAAAATACAAGAACAAGAAAAAAATTCAGTATATTACCTCGGAAAAATTTGTCAGCGATATTGTTACCGCAATCAGGAAAAACACTATCAGCGAGTTAAAAAATATGTTCAGAAACCTGGACGCGCTTTTAATTGACGACATTCAATTTATTGCCGGCAAAGAAAAGACCCAAGAAGAACTTTTCCATATCTTTAACACCCTTTACACAAAAAATAAGCAGATTGTCTTTACTTCTGATCGTCCGCCAAAGGCAATCGCTTCAATTGAAGAACGGGTTCGCTCCAGATTTGAAGGCGGAATGATTGCTGATGTCGGCATTCCTGATTTTGAAACCAGAATGGCAATTCTAAAAGCGAAAAGCCGAGGAGAGAAAGCGATTTTAGATGAGGAAATTTTGGAGTTAATTGCCCGAACAATCCAAAGAAACATTCGCGAATTAGAGGGGGCTTTCAACCGAGTTCTGGCCTATACCAAAGTCAAACAAAAACAGCCCGGCTTAAAAGAAATAGAAGCTCTTTTGGCTGATCTTGCCCGGCCGGTTCACAAAACCTTAAATCCTAAACAGGTAATCAAAGTTGTTTCAAGTTTTTATGATTTAACCGAAGACAGACTGTTTAAAAAATCAAGGTCCCAAGAACTGGTTCGTCCCCGGCAGATTGCCATGTATCTGATGAGAGAAGTTTTAAAGATGTCTTATCCAAACATTGGCGAAAAGTTCGGCGGCAAAGACCATACCACCGTAATCCACGCTTGCTCAAAAATAGAAAAGGAGCTTCGCTTTGACACTCAATTATCCCAAGAAATCAACTCAATCAAAGAAAAAATCTTTGTTGAAAACGCCTGA
- the rpmH gene encoding 50S ribosomal protein L34, translating to MSTTYQPKKRRRAKKHGFLKRQKTKSGQAILKKRRLKKRKKLIP from the coding sequence ATGTCAACGACTTATCAACCGAAAAAACGGAGAAGAGCGAAAAAGCACGGATTTTTAAAGCGCCAAAAAACCAAATCCGGGCAGGCAATCCTTAAAAAGAGGCGGCTTAAAAAAAGAAAAAAGCTGATTCCTTAA
- the rnpA gene encoding ribonuclease P protein component: MIFKKNRLIKKADFQRVISKGKNLPGNEIKIFWLENQLAYSRFGIVLARKVFPTAVLRNRCKRLIREAIRKNLPMLKTGFDVVVLVRENFFALSPKKDFFDQFLLPLFRKAGLLVESNV; encoded by the coding sequence ATGATTTTTAAGAAAAATCGCCTGATAAAAAAGGCCGATTTTCAAAGGGTCATTTCAAAAGGAAAAAATTTGCCCGGAAACGAAATCAAGATTTTTTGGCTTGAAAATCAACTGGCTTATTCTCGGTTCGGCATTGTTTTGGCGAGAAAAGTCTTTCCGACTGCGGTTTTGCGCAACCGGTGCAAACGTTTGATTCGCGAGGCAATCAGAAAAAACTTGCCGATGTTGAAAACCGGGTTTGATGTAGTCGTTTTAGTTAGAGAAAATTTTTTCGCTTTAAGTCCGAAAAAAGATTTTTTCGACCAATTCTTGCTCCCGCTTTTCAGAAAAGCCGGCTTATTAGTTGAAAGCAATGTTTGA
- a CDS encoding YidC/Oxa1 family membrane protein insertase, translated as MFEKFFIQPIYNILVLIAANLSQPNLGVSVIVLVIFLRLLLWPFFHKAIVSQAVIKKIQPEVERIRKVYKNDQVAQTKELLALYKKNNFNPFSSFLGLLIQLPVLIALYQVFLRTTNGVELSLLYPGVPRLGELQTLFLGAFELTQANLIFSLIAALLQGGYSFLLSKTQKQGLTEITMLLLSPLITFAVVSRLPSVIALYWSVTTIISIFQQLITERLIKKANERVS; from the coding sequence ATGTTTGAAAAATTTTTTATCCAACCAATTTATAATATTTTAGTTTTGATTGCGGCTAACCTGTCTCAACCGAATCTTGGTGTCAGCGTGATTGTTTTAGTAATTTTTTTGCGCCTACTTCTTTGGCCGTTTTTCCATAAAGCGATTGTCTCCCAGGCAGTGATTAAAAAAATCCAGCCCGAAGTTGAAAGGATTAGAAAAGTTTATAAAAATGACCAGGTTGCCCAGACAAAAGAGCTGTTGGCTTTGTATAAAAAAAATAATTTTAATCCTTTCTCAAGTTTTCTTGGCCTTTTGATTCAGCTGCCGGTTTTGATTGCTTTATATCAGGTTTTCTTAAGAACAACTAACGGAGTTGAGCTGTCTTTGCTTTATCCGGGCGTGCCCCGGTTAGGAGAACTCCAAACCCTATTTTTGGGAGCGTTTGAATTGACCCAAGCAAATCTAATTTTTTCCCTAATCGCGGCTTTGCTTCAAGGCGGCTATTCTTTTTTGCTTTCTAAAACCCAGAAGCAAGGTTTGACTGAGATTACAATGCTTTTGCTTTCTCCTTTGATTACCTTTGCAGTTGTTTCCCGCTTGCCTTCGGTGATTGCCCTTTACTGGTCAGTCACAACCATTATCTCAATTTTCCAGCAATTAATTACTGAACGTTTAATTAAAAAAGCCAATGAACGAGTTAGTTGA
- a CDS encoding R3H domain-containing nucleic acid-binding protein: MNELVDKIKNFSSSLLSVAGFTLKSIEAREEDQTVKLDIFIENAGLVIGENGENLFYWEAVLSQWARQQFDQEIRVIVDINNYRWQHEQRLRELAKKSARQVVLSKNLVKLQPMSSYERRVIHTELALHPGVATESEGEGRDRRVVIRPL, encoded by the coding sequence ATGAACGAGTTAGTTGACAAAATAAAAAATTTTTCTTCTTCTCTTTTATCAGTTGCCGGTTTTACCTTAAAAAGCATTGAGGCCCGGGAAGAGGACCAAACGGTTAAGCTTGACATTTTTATAGAAAACGCCGGTCTAGTAATCGGCGAAAATGGAGAAAATCTGTTTTATTGGGAGGCTGTTTTGAGTCAATGGGCCAGGCAGCAGTTTGATCAAGAAATCAGGGTGATTGTTGATATTAATAATTACCGCTGGCAGCACGAACAAAGGTTAAGAGAGTTGGCAAAAAAATCCGCCCGCCAAGTTGTTTTGAGTAAAAATTTAGTCAAGCTTCAGCCAATGTCAAGTTATGAAAGGAGGGTAATTCATACTGAATTGGCTCTGCACCCGGGCGTCGCAACAGAAAGCGAAGGCGAAGGCAGAGATAGGCGCGTAGTAATTCGGCCTCTTTAG
- a CDS encoding peptidoglycan DD-metalloendopeptidase family protein — protein sequence MCTQIKAFFLEKIRAFKSQLKNRPKNLIKKTKLGNQARIFILKRVEKLNFILRFYPARALAMDFLAKPLVFVGLAVIINLFGSEKLFSLGSNRVFGGPADSGFDLAQVKQIDSAFAAGQADFSLPFSFSIQFYRGAVLGWSQPLIKDSEDEVENESFANRVLFSYLVQEGDTLESLAAKFSIDKDTIIWANNLKDSEIQSGDYLIILPISGVLHEVDQGETLAGLAEYYNVAEERIVLANNLFDQEQVMPGEKLIIPGGLKKQKLSLNQTTGSFQGFFRMPTTGWNWGRLHSDNAVDIANSCGTPVYASADGYIEQADSVGWNNGYGNYILISHRNNLETLYAHLSAIFVSPGAYVSQGDLIGAIGNTGKVDGYTGCHLHFEVHGAANPFAR from the coding sequence TTGTGTACGCAGATAAAGGCCTTTTTTCTTGAAAAAATCAGAGCTTTTAAATCTCAACTTAAAAATCGGCCTAAAAACCTAATAAAAAAGACAAAGCTTGGTAATCAAGCGCGGATTTTTATTTTAAAGCGGGTTGAAAAACTTAACTTTATTTTAAGGTTTTATCCGGCAAGAGCTTTGGCAATGGATTTTTTAGCCAAACCGCTTGTTTTTGTTGGTCTGGCAGTAATAATTAACTTATTTGGGTCAGAAAAACTTTTCAGCCTTGGTTCAAACAGGGTTTTTGGCGGACCGGCTGATTCCGGTTTTGACTTGGCTCAAGTTAAACAGATAGACTCAGCTTTTGCTGCTGGCCAGGCGGATTTTTCTCTGCCTTTTTCTTTTTCAATCCAGTTTTACCGGGGCGCGGTTTTAGGCTGGTCTCAGCCTTTAATTAAAGACAGCGAAGACGAGGTTGAGAACGAGTCTTTTGCTAATCGGGTTTTATTCAGTTATTTGGTTCAAGAAGGAGATACTTTAGAATCTCTGGCCGCCAAATTTTCAATTGATAAAGATACGATTATCTGGGCGAATAATTTAAAAGATTCGGAAATTCAGTCCGGAGATTATTTGATTATTTTGCCGATTTCCGGTGTTTTGCACGAGGTTGATCAGGGTGAAACCTTAGCGGGCTTGGCTGAATATTATAATGTTGCCGAAGAAAGAATCGTTTTGGCTAATAATCTATTTGACCAGGAACAGGTTATGCCCGGAGAAAAATTAATCATCCCCGGAGGTTTGAAAAAACAGAAATTGAGCTTAAATCAGACAACCGGCTCTTTTCAAGGGTTTTTCCGGATGCCGACAACCGGCTGGAACTGGGGCCGGCTGCATAGTGATAACGCGGTTGATATTGCCAATTCTTGCGGCACGCCGGTTTATGCTTCTGCTGATGGTTATATTGAACAAGCAGATTCTGTTGGCTGGAATAATGGTTATGGCAATTATATTTTAATTAGCCACAGAAATAATTTAGAAACTCTGTACGCCCATTTATCAGCCATTTTTGTTTCTCCGGGAGCTTATGTCAGCCAGGGTGATTTGATCGGCGCGATTGGCAATACTGGTAAAGTTGATGGTTATACCGGCTGCCATCTGCATTTTGAAGTCCACGGCGCGGCTAATCCGTTTGCGAGATAG
- a CDS encoding YifB family Mg chelatase-like AAA ATPase, with protein sequence MPIKVRSASTFGIEALPIEVEVDFSSGLHSFQIIGLADKAIEESRERISLALKNSGIKPPLSFHKKLIINLAPADIKKEGAGYDLAMAIGFALASEQIQKFEAKNKVFVGELALDGSTRKTPGILPIVEMAAKNKFEAVFIPEENAPEASLLANQIKIIPIKTLEQLILHLENTKLVEPVKHSFSTDFFEPEFEIHEIAGLDSVKRVLEIAAAGGHNLLLKGTPGTGKTLLAKALPSLLPPLTIQEATEITKIYSVAGLLNKNQPLIKTRPFRNPHHTASAVAIVGGGQNPKPGEISLAHRGVLFLDEILEFNRPVLESLRQPLEEGMISVSRARKNLIFPAKFSLVAAMNPCPCGWFGDPRHDCSCSMSSIQKYQKKLSGPLLDRIDLIVKVPRINFAQLKAEKDSRATEKIKQKVRRAREQQKQRFENEKILTNSEMKLKQIEKFCQLDSSSEQLIEKAEKQFILSPRAIHRILKVSRTIADLDGSENIKMPHLAEALQYREE encoded by the coding sequence GTGCCTATCAAAGTTCGTTCAGCGTCAACCTTTGGAATCGAGGCTTTGCCCATAGAGGTTGAAGTTGATTTCTCGTCAGGACTCCACTCTTTCCAGATTATTGGTTTGGCTGACAAAGCAATTGAAGAATCAAGAGAAAGAATCTCTTTGGCTTTAAAAAATAGCGGCATCAAGCCGCCTTTATCTTTTCATAAAAAGCTAATTATCAACTTGGCGCCGGCAGACATCAAAAAAGAAGGCGCCGGTTATGACCTGGCTATGGCAATTGGTTTTGCTTTAGCCAGCGAGCAGATCCAAAAATTTGAAGCAAAAAATAAAGTCTTTGTCGGCGAGCTGGCGCTTGACGGCAGCACCAGAAAAACCCCGGGGATTTTACCGATTGTGGAAATGGCGGCAAAAAACAAGTTTGAAGCGGTTTTTATTCCAGAAGAAAATGCCCCAGAAGCGTCTCTACTGGCTAATCAAATTAAAATTATTCCGATAAAAACCTTAGAGCAATTAATTCTTCATTTAGAAAATACTAAATTGGTTGAGCCGGTTAAGCATAGTTTTTCAACAGATTTCTTTGAGCCTGAATTTGAAATTCATGAAATTGCCGGATTAGATTCAGTTAAAAGGGTGCTGGAGATTGCCGCAGCCGGAGGCCACAATCTTCTGCTCAAGGGCACGCCAGGGACAGGTAAAACTTTATTAGCCAAAGCTCTGCCTTCGCTTTTGCCGCCTTTGACTATCCAGGAAGCAACCGAGATCACCAAAATCTACAGCGTTGCCGGACTTTTAAACAAAAACCAACCCCTAATCAAAACCAGGCCATTCAGAAACCCGCATCATACCGCTTCTGCTGTAGCTATTGTTGGCGGCGGACAAAATCCAAAACCGGGCGAGATCAGTTTAGCTCATCGGGGGGTTTTGTTTCTGGACGAGATTTTAGAGTTTAACCGGCCAGTTTTAGAAAGCCTGCGCCAGCCTTTAGAAGAAGGGATGATCTCTGTTTCCCGGGCAAGAAAAAATCTTATTTTCCCGGCTAAATTCAGTCTAGTCGCGGCAATGAATCCTTGCCCTTGCGGCTGGTTCGGCGACCCAAGACACGATTGTTCCTGCTCAATGTCTTCAATCCAAAAATACCAAAAAAAGCTTTCCGGCCCGCTTTTAGACCGGATTGATTTAATTGTCAAGGTGCCGAGAATAAACTTTGCCCAGTTAAAAGCGGAAAAAGACAGCCGGGCAACAGAAAAAATAAAGCAAAAAGTCCGGAGGGCAAGAGAACAGCAAAAACAAAGATTTGAAAATGAGAAAATTTTAACTAACTCCGAAATGAAATTAAAGCAGATTGAAAAATTCTGCCAGCTTGATTCAAGCTCCGAACAATTAATTGAAAAAGCGGAAAAACAATTTATCTTATCGCCTCGGGCAATCCACCGAATCTTAAAAGTCAGCCGGACAATCGCTGATTTAGATGGTTCAGAAAATATAAAAATGCCTCATCTCGCTGAGGCATTGCAATACCGAGAAGAATAA
- a CDS encoding TraR/DksA C4-type zinc finger protein → MITQAQKQELKKLLLDEKQRIEKELHSFTIENPSSPGGHETVFFQKEKEINPEDQAAQEERYLRMRSLEQIFEQRLEEINQALERLDSDDFGVCQNCRKQIPWERLKLNPAATACIDCAS, encoded by the coding sequence ATGATTACCCAAGCGCAAAAACAAGAGTTAAAAAAACTTTTGTTAGACGAAAAACAAAGGATCGAGAAAGAACTCCATTCTTTTACGATTGAAAACCCCTCTTCCCCGGGCGGGCACGAGACAGTGTTTTTCCAAAAAGAAAAAGAAATCAACCCTGAAGACCAGGCAGCTCAAGAAGAGCGTTATCTAAGAATGAGGTCTCTGGAACAGATCTTTGAACAACGTTTGGAAGAAATCAATCAAGCTTTAGAAAGACTTGATTCAGATGATTTTGGCGTCTGTCAAAACTGCCGGAAACAAATCCCCTGGGAACGATTAAAACTCAATCCCGCCGCTACCGCTTGCATTGACTGCGCCAGTTAA
- a CDS encoding polyribonucleotide nucleotidyltransferase translates to MDKKTFKKEFAGKTIEIEFSPLAEQADASCLIKYGETVALVTFVSGKQDRQEIDFFPLTVDYEEKYYAAGKIYGSRFIRRETRPTEAAILTGRMIDRTLRPLFDKNTRREVQIVITVLSIDGENDPEFVGLLGASLVSCLSPIPFQGPVSGVRIAQTNGQTIVSPAYEQRETAKIDSFWGGTKNKINMIEVSGQEAQENEIAELSLLGHKQIQELIAWQEEIIKELSADPSTKLGTNKIEVKAPAEKLTSEEEKLIKEFINQRLEPAIFSKQEKNSSEKPAGLEALQIELKEMLENQEKPELEPIALRILDKMIDRLVHEKVLTEEKRVDSRKLDEIRPIEAFIGVLPRTHGSGLFMRGSTHALSVLTLGAPGDILLMQGMEITGEKRFMHHYNFPPYSTGETKPLRGPGRREIGHGALAEKALAPLIPSQEEFPYTIRIVTEILSSNGSTSMASVCGSSLALMNAGVPIKTHIAGIALGLIVDEKGNYKILTDIQGPEDHYGDMDCKVAGTKNGITAIQMDVKIEGIDSKILTEILDRAKQARLQIIEKMERAIDKPSPELSQYAPRVLIVSIPKEKIGGLIGTGGKTIHAITDQTGAVIDIEEDGTVYITAETKEAAEKTVKLVEQITKEYEVGEVVEGKISKILDFGAIVELGPNQEGMIHISELAPRRVESVDEVVKIGQVLPVKIIEVLPDGKIRLSLKQVTHPENHQNHGPRKQ, encoded by the coding sequence ATGGATAAAAAAACATTTAAAAAGGAATTTGCCGGCAAGACCATTGAGATTGAGTTCTCGCCTTTGGCTGAACAAGCAGATGCTTCTTGTTTAATTAAGTACGGAGAAACCGTCGCTTTGGTTACTTTTGTTTCCGGCAAGCAAGACAGGCAGGAAATTGATTTCTTTCCTTTAACCGTTGATTATGAAGAAAAATACTATGCCGCGGGGAAGATCTATGGCTCGCGGTTTATCCGCAGAGAAACTCGGCCAACCGAAGCGGCCATCTTAACCGGCCGGATGATTGACCGGACTCTAAGACCCTTATTTGACAAAAACACTAGGCGGGAAGTCCAGATTGTCATTACCGTTCTTTCAATTGACGGAGAAAACGACCCGGAGTTTGTCGGACTCTTAGGCGCGTCTTTGGTTTCCTGCTTATCGCCAATTCCGTTCCAAGGACCGGTCTCCGGAGTGAGAATTGCCCAAACCAATGGCCAAACAATTGTCTCTCCAGCTTATGAACAAAGAGAAACAGCTAAAATTGACAGCTTCTGGGGCGGCACTAAAAACAAGATCAATATGATTGAGGTTTCCGGCCAAGAAGCTCAAGAAAACGAGATTGCTGAACTTAGTCTTCTGGGTCACAAACAGATCCAGGAATTAATTGCTTGGCAAGAAGAAATTATTAAAGAGCTCTCCGCCGATCCCTCAACCAAACTCGGAACAAACAAAATTGAAGTCAAGGCGCCGGCAGAAAAACTGACTTCAGAAGAAGAAAAATTAATCAAAGAGTTTATTAACCAAAGATTAGAGCCGGCAATTTTCAGCAAGCAGGAAAAAAACAGCTCTGAAAAACCGGCCGGTTTAGAGGCTCTTCAAATAGAGTTAAAAGAAATGCTGGAAAACCAAGAAAAACCGGAACTAGAACCGATTGCCCTAAGAATCTTGGACAAAATGATTGACAGATTGGTCCACGAAAAAGTTTTAACCGAAGAAAAGCGGGTTGACAGCAGAAAATTAGACGAAATTAGGCCGATTGAGGCTTTTATTGGCGTCTTGCCAAGAACCCATGGTTCAGGCCTGTTTATGCGCGGCTCAACCCATGCTTTGTCAGTGCTGACTTTAGGCGCGCCCGGAGACATCCTGTTAATGCAGGGCATGGAAATTACCGGAGAAAAGCGGTTTATGCACCACTATAATTTCCCGCCTTACTCAACCGGAGAAACCAAGCCATTAAGGGGCCCGGGCCGGCGCGAGATCGGCCATGGCGCTCTGGCGGAAAAAGCCCTTGCTCCGCTAATCCCAAGCCAAGAAGAGTTCCCTTATACAATTAGAATTGTAACCGAAATCCTTTCTTCTAATGGCTCAACTTCAATGGCTTCGGTCTGCGGCAGTTCTCTGGCCTTAATGAACGCAGGTGTGCCAATCAAAACTCACATTGCCGGCATTGCTCTAGGCTTGATTGTTGATGAAAAAGGCAACTATAAAATCCTGACTGACATTCAGGGTCCGGAAGACCATTATGGCGATATGGACTGCAAAGTCGCCGGGACAAAAAACGGCATCACCGCAATCCAGATGGATGTAAAAATTGAAGGGATTGACTCAAAGATTTTAACCGAGATTCTGGATAGAGCTAAGCAAGCCCGGCTTCAGATTATTGAAAAAATGGAGCGGGCAATTGACAAGCCGAGTCCGGAATTATCCCAATACGCGCCTCGGGTGTTAATCGTCTCAATTCCTAAAGAAAAAATCGGCGGGCTGATTGGCACCGGCGGCAAAACCATTCACGCCATTACTGACCAAACTGGCGCTGTCATTGACATTGAAGAAGACGGCACGGTTTACATTACCGCTGAAACCAAAGAAGCGGCTGAAAAAACAGTTAAGTTAGTCGAGCAGATTACCAAAGAATATGAGGTTGGTGAAGTAGTTGAAGGCAAAATATCAAAAATACTTGATTTTGGCGCAATTGTTGAGTTGGGTCCGAACCAAGAAGGCATGATTCATATCTCTGAATTAGCTCCGCGCCGAGTTGAAAGCGTGGACGAAGTAGTTAAGATCGGCCAGGTTTTGCCAGTCAAGATAATTGAGGTCTTGCCTGACGGAAAAATCAGGTTATCATTAAAACAGGTAACTCATCCGGAAAACCATCAAAACCATGGCCCAAGAAAACAATAA
- a CDS encoding NYN domain-containing protein has translation MRPNFSHQAQRVAIFIDVQNLYHSAKNLFKAKVNFENAIKYAIKNRALLRIFAYVVKTEDTPGETAFFDALKSFGIELRIKDLQIFPGGMKKGDWDVGMTVDAIRLAPSVDAVVLATGDGDFTPLVEYLQAQGKFVEVMAFSKSASSKLKEQADSFIDLGEKPKTFLLPGSKN, from the coding sequence GTGAGACCAAATTTTTCCCATCAAGCCCAGCGAGTGGCAATCTTTATTGATGTCCAGAACCTTTATCACTCGGCAAAAAATCTTTTCAAAGCAAAAGTCAATTTTGAGAACGCGATCAAATACGCCATAAAAAACCGGGCTCTTTTGCGCATCTTTGCCTATGTGGTCAAAACCGAAGACACGCCGGGAGAAACGGCTTTTTTTGACGCCCTAAAAAGCTTTGGTATTGAATTGAGAATCAAAGACCTTCAAATCTTCCCCGGGGGAATGAAAAAAGGCGACTGGGATGTGGGTATGACCGTTGACGCGATTCGCTTGGCGCCGTCAGTTGATGCGGTAGTCTTGGCTACCGGCGACGGCGACTTTACTCCGCTGGTTGAATACTTACAAGCCCAAGGAAAATTCGTTGAAGTAATGGCTTTTTCTAAAAGCGCTTCTTCAAAATTAAAAGAGCAAGCTGACAGTTTTATCGATTTAGGCGAAAAACCAAAGACTTTTTTACTGCCTGGTTCAAAAAATTAA
- the rpsO gene encoding 30S ribosomal protein S15, giving the protein MLKKSVKEKIIIKARTHTKDTGSPEVQVSLLTKKINELSDHLKDHKKDFSSRRGLLKMVIKRKRLLTWLKANNPKRHKKLTQSLGL; this is encoded by the coding sequence ATGCTGAAAAAATCTGTCAAAGAGAAAATCATTATCAAGGCCAGAACTCACACCAAAGACACTGGCTCTCCAGAGGTTCAGGTTTCTCTGCTCACCAAGAAAATCAATGAGCTTTCTGACCATTTAAAAGACCATAAAAAAGACTTTTCTTCAAGAAGGGGGCTATTGAAAATGGTGATTAAAAGAAAACGGCTTTTAACCTGGCTTAAAGCCAATAACCCTAAAAGGCATAAAAAGCTGACCCAATCTCTTGGGCTTTAA
- a CDS encoding YraN family protein: MANIGQLGEQIAADYLKKQGYKILARNFKTKLSELDLVAKKGRVLVFVEVKAGATNQNFFPEEHFNKAKIKKLKKAIEIYLISEKIKLEKQAIRLDLVAIELDNGSLKALRHYQNIETK, encoded by the coding sequence ATGGCAAATATCGGTCAATTGGGCGAGCAGATCGCGGCTGATTATCTGAAAAAACAAGGTTATAAAATCCTGGCTCGCAACTTTAAAACCAAATTAAGCGAACTGGATCTTGTCGCAAAAAAAGGCCGGGTTTTAGTTTTTGTTGAGGTTAAAGCGGGCGCAACTAACCAAAACTTCTTCCCAGAAGAGCATTTTAACAAAGCGAAAATTAAAAAGCTGAAAAAAGCGATCGAGATTTATCTAATCTCTGAAAAAATCAAGCTGGAAAAACAGGCAATCAGATTAGATTTAGTCGCGATTGAACTGGATAATGGTTCATTAAAAGCTCTCCGGCATTATCAAAATATAGAAACCAAGTAA